The Trichoplusia ni isolate ovarian cell line Hi5 chromosome 17, tn1, whole genome shotgun sequence genome includes a region encoding these proteins:
- the LOC113502614 gene encoding catalase-like translates to MAFKITRFLFLLIVAAITAKVQDDPAANQILNFKQKTEGPIAIMTTANGAPVEYKDATVTLNERLLFNDYFLETLTHLSRERIPERVVHAKAAGAFGYFEVTHDIRDICKAKMFSKIGKRTPIAARFSPVVVERGGIDTSRDARGFALKFYTEDGNFDIAGFNTPMYVYKDPLLFPTFVRAQKRNPSTNLLDPHMLWDFLTLQPESLHMFLLVFGDRGIPDGYRHMPGFGIHTFQVVNEHGDKNFIRFHFMPDAGIKNLRSAQARKISGEDPDYATRDLYKAIGNGDFPSWTASIQVLSLNDVKTAGFDVFDVTKVLPLDKYPLRPLGRFVLNKNPINYFAEIEQLAFNPANLVPGILGGPDKVFEARRLAYRDAQYYRLGANFFNIPVNCPLQTKSFTYNRDGMPPLKDNERDIPNYYPNSFNGPVPYKEPGKVELIEIYQDEPNNFDQARELYVNEMTPEERSRLVENILYSLAPATKFLQERAVKMFGYIHSDLSERIWQGLQANKTLQYHWDE, encoded by the exons atggcTTTCAAAATTACAAGATTCCTGTTCTTGTTGATCGTTGCGGCTATTACTGCGAAGGTGCAAGATGATCCCGCGGCTAATCAAATCctgaattttaaacaaaaaactgag GGTCCCATCGCGATCATGACCACTGCTAATGGCGCACCAGTCGAATACAAAGATGCTACAGTGACACTTAACGAAAGGTTGCTGTTCAATGATTACTTCTTGGAGACACTGACACACTTGTCTCGCGAAAGAATCCCAGAACGAGTGGTCCACGCGAAGGCTGCTGGCGCCTTTGGATACTTCGAAGTTACACATGATATTAGAGATATCTGTAAAGCTAAAATGTTCAGTAAAATAGGGAAGAGGACGCCTATCGCGGCTAGATTCTCGCCTGTCGTCGTCGAAAGAGGAGGTATCGATACGTCTCGGGATGCGAGAGGCTTCGCTTTAAAGTTCTACACTGAAGACGGTAACTTCGACATCGCAGGTTTCAACACCCCTATGTACGTCTACAAAGACCCCCTTCTCTTCCCTACATTCGTACGTGCACAGAAACGGAACCCATCTACGAATCTGCTAGACCCTCACATGCTGTGGGATTTTCTGACCCTTCAGCCAGAGAGTCTGCACATGTTTCTGCTAGTGTTCGGAGACCGTGGTATACCTGATGGCTACCGACACATGCCAGGCTTCGGGATACACACATTCCAAGTAGTCAATGAGCATGGAGACAAAAACTTCATCAGATTCCACTTCATGCCTGATGCGGGAATCAAAAACCTGCGCTCCGCTCAAGCGAGAAAGATATCCGGTGAGGATCCAGACTACGCCACAAGAGATCTCTATAAAGCGATCGGTAACGGTGACTTCCCGAGCTGGACAGCCAGCATCCAAGTCTTAAGTTTGAATGACGTCAAAACTGCAGGCTTCGACGTGTTCGATGTGACCAAAGTGTTACCTTTGGACAAATATCCGCTAAGACCGTTAGGTAGGTTCGTCTTGAACAAGAACCCTATCAACTATTTCGCTGAAATTGAGCAGTTGGCGTTCAACCCGGCAAACCTTGTACCTGGTATCCTCGGAGGCCCGGACAAAGTGTTCGAAGCTCGTCGTCTAGCCTATCGGGACGCCCAGTATTACCGCCTAGGAGCTAACTTCTTCAACATCCCCGTAAACTGTCCGCTTCAAACCAAATCCTTCACGTACAACAGGGATGGCATGCCGCCGCTAAAGGACAACGAGAGGGACATTCCCAATTATTACCCTAACTCCTTCAATGGGCCTGTACCGTACAAAGAGCCTGGTAAGGTTGAGCTGATTGAGATATACCAGGACGAACCTAACAACTTCGATCAAGCTCGTGAACTGTATGTCAATGAGATGACGCCCGAGGAACGAAGCAGGTTGGTGGAGAACATCTTGTATAGTTTGGCGCCGGCGACCAAATTCTTACAAGAGCGGGCTGTCAAGATGTTTGGTTACATACATTCGGACCTTAGTGAAAGGATTTGGCAAGGGTTGCAAGCGAACAAAACATTACAGTATCACTGGGATGAGTGA
- the LOC113502381 gene encoding dnaJ homolog dnj-5: MARSPKDDPIYNDMKHNTWNYHAETAENCAPGSLNERKQPQISSNSNVLNDNSIYVNPNFVGNDVYLNKHAFNVQSGDTAANKDEKIPFNNMPNVPRTNQNYGNAMLKLSNGQLVRVFYDENNQQLIFPMSGQYELFNHNQGVRDIPMQMPQPSHLFTLNQDFSMNNNNVHIPTSNMNQTVYPDNAEDQSPTSNFLKDLLGNLEPNSTGTYSPFGQNYPLNHPDASNMNILTSNPVIEPPKIQTVKTDSPKRNENSPLADTSNKKRIVAEVKPMRPTYSDVLAKNTKNTPQTDATRKVRPQNIETKPMNNKINTKPEKPTNIKHDDNKHKSEKKHTNTISSGSESGDINTDDTEKRSKPNKKSKNKRSNISRKWSSLDDITNEEDASYTHDNESQFVFIENPEKPLKKEKKADKLKSFDKSAATEDEFKLYEEDDQSEFVLQEGQSDNAKAKKKKDGRSYHKAAKPVQDKKKTQSKFRRNKPGYLGLAQNYLEHWGGATWKALVWFMYLLSDICRMSFHLSFDLCTSVFTQTYVSSQAVWRSSKDWLSKFGDNKYFLYIDRKFGHTRVGFWRKLKWFKKAEVEPDNGNDSTKLNANIPLPATGEEAMKRLLACKGKDPYSILGVSVTCTDEEIKRYYRRQAFLVHPDKNQQPGAEEAFKILQHAFDLIGEPERREAYERRALESRHVEAAWSELSTLLAQLHDKMEFAANTIRCTNCGRRHKRVLTERPCYAARYCVQCKIRHSAKEGDIWAESSMMGLLVMYYACMDGAVYQITQWASCQKKNLRQLRPDCHVVQYRIVLGNKANATPDIHQRPNSHIHDPNLEEFLTSLYNKTSMPPNTASPKQSPAETTEAKKRRNKKPKA, encoded by the exons ATGGCAAGGTCGCCTAAGGATGATCCGATATACAATGATATGAAGCACAATACATGGAACTATCATGCGGAAACCGCTGAAAACTGTGCACCTGGCTCCTTAAATGAAAGGAAACAACCACAGATCTCATCAAACTCGAATGTCCTAAACGATAATAGTATTTATGTCAATCCGAATTTCGTCGGTAACGATGTTTATTTGAACAAACATGCCTTCAACGTGCAGTCAGGCGATACCGCTGCCAATAAGGATGAAAAGATACCATTTAACAATATGCCCAACGTTCCTAGGACCAACCAGAATTACGGCAATGCAATGCTTAAACTGAGCAACGGACAATTAGTGCGTGTGTTTTACGACGAGAACAATCAACAGCTAATTTTCCCAATGTCTGGTCAGTATGAACTGTTCAACCACAACCAGGGAGTGAGAGATATTCCCATGCAGATGCCCCAACCTTCACATTTGTTCACACTAAACCAGGACTTCTCCATGAACAACAATAATGTTCACATACCAACCTCAAATATGAATCAGACTGTTTACCCTGATAATGCTGAAGACCAGTCCCCAACTTCTAACTTCTTAAAGGATTTGTTGGGAAACCTGGAGCCTAATTCAACTGGCACATACTCACCCTTTGGCCAGAACTATCCTTTAAACCATCCAGATGCTTCAAACATGAACATACTTACAAGCAACCCTGTTATTGAACCCCCTAAGATTCAAACTGTTAAAACTGACTCCCCCAAAAGGAATGAAAACAGTCCTCTTGCTGACACAAGTAACAAAAAACGTATTGTTGCTGAGGTAAAGCCAATGCGGCCAACCTATTCAGATGTCCTGGCCAAAAATACCAAGAACACACCTCAAACTGATGCTACCCGCAAAGTGAGACctcaaaatattgaaactaaaccaatgaataacaaaataaacactaaacCGGAAAAGCCTACAAACATCAAGCACGATGATAATAAGCATAAGAGTGAGAAGAAGCACACTAACACAATATCTTCAGGGAGTGAGTCTGGTGACATCAATACTGATGACACAGAAAAGCGCTCCAAACCAAACAAAAAGTCTAAGAACAAGCGCAGCAACATCTCTCGTAAATGGTCCTCTCTGGATGACATCACCAATGAAGAGGATGCTAGCTACACACATGATAATGAAAGCcagtttgttttcattgaaaatCCAGAGAAGCCATTGAAAAAAGAGAAGAAAGCTGACAAATTAAAGTCTTTTGATAAGAGTGCTGCTACTGAGGATGAGTTTAAACTATATGAGGAGGATGATCAGTCAGAATTTGTGCTTCAGGAAGGCCAGAGTGACAATGCTAAGGCTAAAAAGAAGAAGGATGGGCGTAGCTATCACAAAGCTGCAAAGCCTGTGCAGGATAAGAAGAAAACTCAGTCAAAGTTTAGAAGGAATAAGCCGGGATATTTAGGGCTGGCTCAGAATTACTTGGAGCATTGGGGTGGCGCTACATGGAAGGCACTTGTGTGGTTCATGTATCTACTCTCAGATATCTGCCGCATGAGCTTCCATTTGTCTTTtgattt ATGCACCTCAGTGTTCACACAAACATATGTGAGCTCCCAAGCAGTGTGGCGCAGCAGTAAGGACTGGTTAAGCAAGTTCGGTGACAACAAATACTTTCTGTACATCGACAGGAAGTTCGGACACACCAGAGTTGGATTCTGGAGGAAATTGAAATGGTTTAAAAAAG CTGAAGTTGAACCGGACAATGGGAACGATTCGACGAAGTTGAATGCGAACATACCGTTGCCGGCGACCGGTGAGGAAGCCATGAAGAGACTATTGGCATGCAAGGGGAAAGATCCTTACAG TATACTTGGTGTAAGCGTGACATGTACGGACGAAGAGATAAAGCGCTACTACAGACGGCAGGCGTTCCTCGTGCACCCCGACAAGAACCAGCAGCCCGGCGCCGAGGAGGCCTTCAAGATACTGCAACACGCTTTCGACCTTATTGGAGAGCCG GAGCGTCGTGAAGCGTACGAGCGTCGCGCGCTGGAGTCCCGCCACGTGGAGGCCGCCTGGAGCGAGCTCAGCACGCTGCTGGCGCAGCTGCACGACAAGATGGAGTTCGCGGCCAACACCATCCG TTGCACGAACTGCGGGCGGCGCCACAAGCGCGTGCTGACGGAGCGGCCGTGCTACGCCGCGCGCTACTGCGTGCAGTGCAAGATACGACACTCCGCGAAAGAG GGCGACATATGGGCAGAGTCGAGTATGATGGGACTGCTTGTGATGTACTACGCGTGTATGGATGGCGCCGTCTACCAGATCACACAGTGGGCCAGTTGTCAG AAGAAGAACCTGCGGCAACTGAGGCCCGACTGCCACGTCGTGCAGTACCGGATCGTGCTCGGGAACAAGGCCAACGCCACGCCCGACATACACCAGCGACCCAACTCGCACAT TCACGACCCCAACCTAGAGGAGTTCCTCACTAGCCTCTATAACAAGACCAGTATGCCACCCAACACAGCCAGCCCCAAGCAATCGCCCGCCGAAACCACAGAAGCGAAGAAGCGACGCAATAAAAAACCTAAAGCATAA